A portion of the Carya illinoinensis cultivar Pawnee chromosome 11, C.illinoinensisPawnee_v1, whole genome shotgun sequence genome contains these proteins:
- the LOC122282084 gene encoding 60S ribosomal protein L18a-like protein isoform X1, with translation MGKEEKNSFVSAEHQHVQHQQFEPQYGTFQGVPNYPPPPPPPVIGLPQPAPPPGAFQPSAPPSYPPQYYAHGYQSVPGYAIAEGTPVRERRLPCCGIGVGWFLFLIGFFLVAIPWYVGALIILCSRIDYREKPGYIACTVAWASMEDHEMDGEPILLKSLPPCQHTVSDWVMNKAILATLAVILGVTKGGDDW, from the exons ATGGGCAAGGAAGAAAAGAACAGTTTCGTGTCCGCCGAACATCAACATGTTCAGCATCAACAATTTGAGCCTCAGTACGGCACCTTCCAAGGCGTCCCCAActatcctcctcctcctccgccTCCCGTCATCGGCTTGCCTCAGCCTGCCCCTCCGCCGGGCGCCTTCCAGCCCTCCGCTCCTCCGTCCTATCCTCCTCAGTACTATGCTCACGGATATCAATCCGTTCCGg GTTATGCAATCGCTGAGGGAACACCAGTGAGAGAGCGCCGCCTTCCTTGCTGTGGTATTGGTGTTGGCTGGTTTCT GTTTCTTATTGGCTTCTTCCTTGTTGCCATCCCCTGGTATGTTGGGGCCCTTATTATACTGTGTTCCAGAATTGACTACCGGGAGAAACCTGGATATATTGCTTGCACAGTGGCT TGGGCATCAATGGAAGATCATGAGATGGATGGGGAGCCTATACTGCTGAAGTCCTTACCACCATGTCAGCATACGGTTTCAGACTGGGTTATGAATAAG GCTATCCTTGCTACCCTGGCTGTTATTCTTGGTGTTACAAAAGGAGGCGATGACTGGTGA
- the LOC122282084 gene encoding 60S ribosomal protein L18a-like protein isoform X2, whose product MGKEEKNSFVSAEHQHVQHQQFEPQYGTFQGVPNYPPPPPPPVIGLPQPAPPPGAFQPSAPPSYPPQYYAHGYQSVPGYAIAEGTPVRERRLPCCGIGVGWFLFLIGFFLVAIPWYVGALIILCSRIDYREKPGYIACTVAAILATLAVILGVTKGGDDW is encoded by the exons ATGGGCAAGGAAGAAAAGAACAGTTTCGTGTCCGCCGAACATCAACATGTTCAGCATCAACAATTTGAGCCTCAGTACGGCACCTTCCAAGGCGTCCCCAActatcctcctcctcctccgccTCCCGTCATCGGCTTGCCTCAGCCTGCCCCTCCGCCGGGCGCCTTCCAGCCCTCCGCTCCTCCGTCCTATCCTCCTCAGTACTATGCTCACGGATATCAATCCGTTCCGg GTTATGCAATCGCTGAGGGAACACCAGTGAGAGAGCGCCGCCTTCCTTGCTGTGGTATTGGTGTTGGCTGGTTTCT GTTTCTTATTGGCTTCTTCCTTGTTGCCATCCCCTGGTATGTTGGGGCCCTTATTATACTGTGTTCCAGAATTGACTACCGGGAGAAACCTGGATATATTGCTTGCACAGTGGCT GCTATCCTTGCTACCCTGGCTGTTATTCTTGGTGTTACAAAAGGAGGCGATGACTGGTGA